The DNA segment GAACAGTAAGGCGATCACTGATATCACCATCCTCCTTATCCATTGCTTTCACCTGTTCCAGACGTACCTTTTTCCATTCCTGTTCAGTATACAAATCCTCAAAGATATGTATATCCTTTGTTGTTATCACCGGTTCCTCATCCCAGTGTGCATAAAGAGTCATGGAGCTTTTCACCGGCTGCTGAAAGTCGTATTTCGTACCAGAGGCTGTAAACCATCCCATGAATTTATTTTTTTTCTTCACTGGTTCAGCAGGATAACCGGCCTTATCCCCGTAGGTGATAACCTGAGAGGATACTGGTGTACCGCCATTAGAGTCAAACGTTATCGTGAATGTGAGGATTTTATACGATGCCGTTATCGTCCTGTTTCCTGTCACATTCGTATAGTCCCCTATCCAGCCTTGAAAGGTATGGCCTTCTCTGGATGGTGATGGCGGTGGTGAAGCAGATTCTCCATGCTTAACACTTTGGGATTTTAAAACGTTGCCGTTCCAGTCAATAAAATTCACGGAATAAGTGTTAGTCGCATATTGTGCGGTAATGACAAGATCTTCTCGTACATAATGAAAAGGCTTGTCCCAGCCGGTAAAGGTCTTCCCCGTCTTATCTGATACGGGTGGAGCTTCTGCATCCTTATAGCGTTCCACCGTCTGTGTTTTCAATACCGTTCCATCCTGATCAAGAAAACGAACTGTATAGGAGGGAATCGGAATATGCACTGATTTAGTAACATTCACAACTGTAATTGCACCATCTTTAATATCTCGCAATTCAACAACATGAGTACCGGATTTGATCGTTACTGTTTTCTCCCCGCACAGCTGCGTTTTATTCGAGATATGCTTATCAATCCAACTGGAAAAGGTTGCTATTTTCTTGTTATCAAGAAAGACACCGACCGGAACCTTTTGATAAATATAAGAGCCTGAACCACCCTTATGGGTGATGTAATAACGAAATCTGTATTTCATGGTCATTGTATCATCATCAAAGCCTACTAATTCATAAGTAATCGTTTCAAAAAAATTACCATTATTCCATGAACCTATTTTTGTAAATCCAACAACCTTTTCTTTACTACTTTTTGGGGTAAAGTCCTTTGTTGATAATTCACTTGCTTCAATACATATTGGAGCTAGTATTGGATAAAATGTATAAATACAAAAAATAATCATAATCAATATATATAGTTTCTTTCTCATTCCTTCCTCCTAGTTAAAAAAAAGCTAGAAATCTAGCTTTTCATCTACTCATTATTTAAAAAATTCTACTGTCCAAGGAGTTGAACCGTCTCCTGCATTTGCATAATTTCCATCGAATGGCTGCCCGATTTCCATATAATATCCGTACCAAGGGCTACCTTCCGTTTTCACCTGCTCATTCGCCCATGCATAGGCTTCATCATATGTTGCAAAAGCTCTTCCGCTATTTCCAAGTAAATTGGATGGAAAATTATCCACAGTCATTACTGGTAATTTTTCTTCCGGAGGATACACCGGTTCTGGCTCTGCCGTATTCCCGGATGAACCTCCTGAATTAGCATCCGGCTTTGGCTTTTTCTCTGCACTGCTCTGACTATTGCTGTTTTCCTGCTTCGAAGGCGCTGATGAATCGTTATTCTTTGCAGTCTCTTCCACCTTTGACTCCGTAGCCTTTCCTTCCTTATTTGAAGCAGCACTGTCACTGCTCTTGTCATCCTTCTTCTTTGTATCCTTTTTCGATGCAGTCTTTGTTTTCTTTTCTTCAGACTTTGCCGCATTCTCCTCCACGGTAATACTTACAGAAGTCCTCTCCTGCTTCAGATTCTCCTTTTTCTTCCCATCGCTTGTAAACTGCAAAATCAACGTACTTTTATCTGAAACATTTCCGCTGCTATCTTTGACCTGAACATCATAGATGATTTCCTTCTCCGTCTTTGGAAGATTCTTCATATCAGGCAAATCCTGAAAGCTCTTATCATAATTATCTGTGATAACAGCATTCTCACGTATTGCGTAATTTACCTTATCCGCATCTGTTCCTACCTTAAAAATCAGCTTATCCTTCTTCCACTTCAAAACAGGCTTTTCCTTATCAACCACCTTGACCTTCACATCATATGTTTCCTTTTCATACGCTATCGTAATTGCATAGGTACCCAGCTTCTGAATATCCAGATTACCGCTTTTCACCGTCACCTTATCTGATTTTCCGGCTGAATCAAAAAAGCAGGACGCAGACAGATCAAGCTCCTTATGTACACTCACCTCTATTTCCTTCGCCTTTAAAACCGGCTTCGATGAACATCCTATAAGCAACAGTGCCGTCAGCAAACCTGCTGAAAAAAATCGTTTCCTCATAATTTCTTCCTCCATGTCATTCCCACATACCTATTATACTATAAATTTTGCAGGACGCAATATCTCTTTTATTCTTTACAACCTCCCTTCTAAAAAGAAAAAAACATGACTGCTTCATGTTCACCTCCAATTCTTTACATTAGTATAATACCATGGAATCCAATGCAAACCTCATGCAATTTTCACGCAAAAATAATGCAGGATGGACGCAAAAAAAGAGCATGATTCCTCATGCCCTGATCCGCTTATTTAACCTCGATAATTTTCATCGTGTTGGTAGCACCATTTCCTACAGGATAACCGGCAACGATAATAATCGTTTCACCAACCTTGATACCCATTTCCTTAGCGATTGCTCTAGCGAGCTCACACTCGTTGTTCTGATTGTTTGCGACCTCGGATAAAACAGTCGTTACACCCCAGTTCATAGCAAGAGAACGCTGTGTCTTTTCATCAAAGGTAACAGCGATAACCGGTGCTTCCGGACGGAATTTGGAAATTCTTCTTGCAGTAGTACCGCTCTGCGTAAACGCGATGACGGCAGCAACATCCAGCGCCATTGCTGTATCTGCTACAGAAATAGCGATAGCATCATTCTTCGTTCTCTGGCTTGTCTTAATGCTTGCCTTCAGACGTTCTCTGAATGGAATAGTAGGCTCCATCGCTTTTGCGATACGATCCATCGTCTGAACAGCTTCGATTGGATACAGTCCGGCTGCGGACTCTCCACTCAGCATGATAGCATCCGTTCCATCCAGCACAGCGTTGGCAACATCACTTGCCTCAGCACGTGTCGGTCTTGGATTTCCCTGCATAGACTCCAGCATATGTGTAGCAGTAACAACAGGTTTTCCCATTGCATTTGCTGTTTTAATGATTTTCTTCTGGTAGATCGGTACCAGCTCAAAGGAAACATCGACACCAAGATCACCACGGGCAACCATGACTCCATCAGCCACCTCCAGAATTTCCTCCAGATTATCAAACCCTTCCTGGTTTTCAATCTTTGGAATAATCTGAATATCCGGTTTACCTTCTTCTCTTAAAATCTTACGAATGGCAAGAATATCCTCTTTTCTTCTTGTGAAGGATGCTGCGATATAATCCACACCCATCTGACATCCGAAACGAATATCCGCATCATCCTTTGGTGAAATAAACGGCATACTCAGCTTGACACCCGGCAGGTTACAGCCTTTCTTGCTCTTTAACTGTCCCGGGTTTTCAATCCGGCACTTTAACTCGCCGTCTCTTTTTTCCAGGATAGTCAGACGCATCTTTCCATCGTCAATCAGAATCGTTCCGCCAACTTCAACATCATCGAATACTTCTGGACACTGAATATGGAACTTTTCATGTGTTCCTAATATTTTCTCACGAACGATTGTTACAACATCGCCCTTTTCATACTCCTCAACACCGTTTTCAAACTCACCCAGACGTACCTCCGGGCCTTTTGTATCAAGCAGAATAGCGATATTCTTCCCTGTTTCCTTCACGACCTCACGAATATTTTTAATACGGTTTCCGTGTTCTTCAAAATCTCCGTGGGAGAAATTTAAACGGATGATATTCATTCCGTTTTCGACGAGCTTCATCATCATTTCCTTGCTTTCGGAAGCAGGGCCAATCGTACAAATAATCTTAGTTTTTCTGTTTGCTAACATGTTAATTTCCTTTCCTAATTACCTAATAAATACTGCGGGAACAACCTGCTATACCAGTCTGTCGAATAGATTCTGCAATCTCTTGCGGGACTCTCTTGGCATATTCAATGCTTCTTCAATCGGCACTGCTACAATCTGGTTGTCCTTGATGCTGACACACTGGCCTCCTACACCCTGCATCAGCAGGTCCACCGCTTTTTCTCCCATACGGGATGCCAATACTCGATCTGTCGGTGTCGGTGATCCTCCACGCTGAACGTGGCCTAGCACCGTGGCTCTACCTGAAAATCCAGTATTTAAGCTTACCTTTTTGGCAAATTGGTGAACATCTGTAATCTTTTCTGAAATCACTACAATTGCATGACGCTTCTTTTTAATCAAATCAAAATCACGCAGTCTCTCCAGCACTTCACCTTCCTCAAAGCCTGTAGAGGATGTAATAACGATTTCAGCACCGCACGCAATTCCCGACCAGATTGCCAGGTCTCCGCAGCGGTTTCCCATAACCTCCACAATCGAACAGCGATGATGAGAGCTTGATGTATCCCTCAACTTATCGACTGCCTCCACGATTGTTGTCAGAGCTGTATCAAACCCTATCGTAAAGTCTGTACATGTGATGTCGTTATCAATGGTACCCGGCAATCCGATACAGTTGATTCCCATTTCTGTCAGTGCCAGCGCACCACGGTAAGAACCATCACCGCCAATGACTACGATAGCCTCAATTCCACGTTTTTTTAACTGCTGAACTGCTTTATTACGCACTTCAATATCCTTAAATTCGGGAAGTCGGGCAGACCCAAGAATCGTTCCGCCGCGGTCGATGATCTCACCGACGCTGGCTTTTGTCAAAGGCTCGATATAGCCTTCCACCATGCCCTTGTATCCATCATAAATACCAAAGACCTCGATTCCACTGTTGAGTGCAACCCTTGTGACGGCGCGAATTGCAGCATTCATTCCAGGTGCATCTCCACCGGAAGTAAGAACACCAATACGTTTTACCATAAAAATTCCTCCATTCACGGTTACTATGATAACATTATATTACAATTTTTACTAGCATTATTTTCGTCTTGTTTCGCCTTTTATAAAAATTTCACAAGACAGGGCGCGGATCCGTTCCAGCAGCCGCTCAGCCGCTACCGGCTCACTGCTTTTACTAGCAGATGCACACAGGCGCTGCTTCAGCTCCTCCATAGAATAATTACTCGTAAATATTGTAAGGCGGCGCTTCTCCATACGCGCATCCATTAAAGGAAGCAGAATATCATCCCGGCTCCATGCCGTGACACTCTCTCCGCCGATATCATCAAATACGACGACCTCGGTATTGCGGATGCTGCGCAGCTTTGCCTCCATGATATCCGGTTCATGAAACAGCAGCTTCAAATCCGCCATCAGCTTCGGGACATTGACAAACGCAACGCTTTTTTCTTTTTGTGCATAATAGTTGCACATAGCTGCTGCCAGCCAGCTTTTCCCAGCTCCTGGCTTCCCCCATAAGTATACACCCTTTGTCTGATTTTTATCCTTTAAAACCTTTACGATTTTCTGATAAGCCGCTTTATATTCCGGACTTTCCGATTTCAAATCGATAGCCTTGATATCCACCAGCAAATAATGCTCCAGCATATCCATCTGCTTATAAAAGCGGCGATGCGCATACGCCTGCTGCTGTTCCTTATAGTATGTACAGTGCGATACCTGATTCATCAGCATGCCATCCAGGTATAGATCAATACGCTCCCCGCGCTTTGGCTGACGGCAGAAATCAAGGCCCTTGCAGTTGTCACACTTTTCCATGACAGCTGTCCAGTCCGCAAGCTTTCCGCTGTGATCATAGACAAAGGCTTCGTCCAGCTCATGCTGCTTCAGCCAGGTGAGCACATGCCCGTTTTTCATAAGCTGTGCAACAAGTGCTTCCTTGATCTTTTTCTGCTCCTCGCTCAGTGCGAATGCAAATGACACCTTCTCCATTTATTCACCTCACAATTCCTGAAGATCACGCATCAGCTCATCCTCATCGTAATCTTCCACATCCACGCTTACCTCATCCTGATTATGATACCAGGATGGCAGCTCCTTTTTCTGTACGGCCTTTGTGCGGCCTGTCTTTCCGTCTGCCTCCTGCTGAATCTGTGCCAGAGCCTTTTCACTCGTATCAATTTCCAGACGCACCCATGTACTGGCAACCTTCTCAACATACGCCTTAGGAAATTGCTGATTCTTCATTTTCAACACATACTCAATCAATACATTGACAACCTCCGGCTTCATTTTGAAATCGGAAATCAGGGCTTCAATCAGATACTTGTCGCTGCGGCTGACCTCTACGCCATGCTGGAGGTTCTGTAAAAAGCGCACAGGCGGTAGACGATACGGATCTTTTGCTTCCTCCGGCTTGTAATCGGATTTGGAATTTCGTACCTTTTTCTTTAACTGCTCAACATTGAGTTCATTGGTTTTCAGATTCATACTCTGGGATACCAGCTTGCGCATGGTAATTTCATCAATGCCGTGTATCGTTGCCAGCTCACCGATGATACGAAGATTTTTCTCATTGCGTGCGGTGGAGGGAAACACCATCTGCGGCAGACCGGTTAAAAAGCGGTCGTAATTGAAGCTGAGCGGGATATCGTTTTGATGCAGTACATCCTGCTGGGGCTTCAGCTTGCGGAAGGCTTCCTCCTGACTGTCCTGCCAGTCCTCCTTTAAAATATTCACAAACGGAATGGTGATTTCCTGATATGCGGTTTTATCCTCATACGGCTTGGCAAAGCACAGCTTATTGAACTCATAGACATCCTTTCCCATTTCCTTCAGATACAAACGACCAAACACCTCATGTCGCAGAAACTCATTGCCGTCCTTTGGCATAAACACCTGATAAAGATAGCTGTTTTTAGCTGCATCGTAAAAGGTTTTCACAAGCAGATACTGCTCCAGCACATGTCTGCTTTTTTCCATATGCTCCATGCTTAGCCGGCTGATGGTTTGTATCAGAATATGATTACGGATTTTCTGATGTCGGGTACCAATGCTGACCAGCGTGTGATACAGTGCAGCCGCATCAGCTCCAATCAGAGGAGTGTACAGCATATGTAAGGAAGCATAGCGCTCCGCTGTCATTTCCCCCTGTACCTCTATGCGGCATTTATCCTCTTTTTTCACACACTCACCTCGACTGCCTCTTTACGTTCAGTATATCACAAATCTGTCTTTTCAGACTTTCTTTATCTCCATTATTGTAAAAAACAACATCCGCCTTCTCGATTTTTTCTTGCTGGGGCAGCTGGTGCTGCAAACGGCGCAGCGCCTCCTCCTTTGGAATACGGCGGTACTGCGACAGTCTGTGCAACAGCAGCTCTTCATCACAGGCCACCACCCAAATTTCATCAAAGGCATCCTCCCAGTGTACCTCAAACAGCAAAGGCACCTCCACCACGACAAGTGCTTCCTGCGCATGCCGGGCAACCTCCTGTAAAATACGCTGCTTGATCAATGGATGCAAAATACCCTCTGCCTGCTGCTTCTTTACCGGATCACTGAAAATCAGGTTACTCATATACTGCGTATTGATGCTTCCATCTGTATTCAGCAGGCTGTCCGAAAACAAATCCACTAAAGCATTATATCCGGCTTCCCCTTTCTGAAGCAGCTGCGCATTGATCGCATCACAATCCAGTACTGTGATTCCCTCTGCCTGTAAAATTTCAATCACACTTGATTTTCCGGCGCCCATCACACCGCTGAGACCAACTGTTTTCATTTTCTTCTCTGGCATGTCGGGCAGAAACACGTTCCCCGTGTCGTAACAACGATTTTCTTTATTGTCGTTGCACATACCGGACATGGCTCTCCTTTCTTCGCATGCACCTTCAGCTTCAGCTGAAAACGGCCATCCACTCCAAGCTGGGAGGTATAGGAGCGAATCGTTGTTCCCCCCGCCCGTATCGCACCGCTTAAAATGCGGCGGATATGAAAAATCAGCTCTTCAAAATCCCTTTTCCGCAGATGATTGATCATCGTTTCCGGATGCATACGCATGGCAAAGCAGATTTCATCCGCATATATATTACCAATCCCGGCAATGATGGACTGATCCAGCAATACTGCCTTTAATGCTGTTTTTTTCTTATGCAGCTTTTTATACAGCCAGTCGGCTGTGATCCGCTCATCAAAGGCATCATAGCCGATATGCTGAAAGCATGGATATGCGGCATAATCCTTTTGCTTCTCATATAAATACATCTTTCCAAATTTCCTGGTATCATGATAACGCAGCTGGCGGCCGTCACTCAGCTTTAAAATTACATGCACATGCTTATCGTACGCATCCTCTGGCTGCTGCACATAAAACTTTCCCTCCATGCGCATATGACAGATCCATTCCACATCCCCAAGGTCAAAGCGCATATATTTTCCATGACGGTGATACCCCTGTATCGTTTTTCCCGTGATCGTATCACAGAAAGCTTTTACATCCGGATACGCTATAATATTATCCCAAAACACATAGCATCCAGTAATCGTAACATGATCCAATTGATGCTCCAGTGTTCTGACAACCGTTTCTACCTCTGGAAGCTCCGGCATATTCTCACCTACTTTGCCTCATACCAGCTCTTGCCGATATTCGCCTCGGCAATCAATGGCACACGCAGCGTCATCGCTTGCTGCATGCCTTCCTCTACAATGCTCTTCATCTGTTCCAGCTCATCCTCCCAGACATCGAAAATAAGCTCATCATGAATCTGCAGAATCATGCGGGATTTCACCTGTTCCCTGCGCATTCTTTCAAAAATTTGAATCATGGCCAGCTTAATCAGATCGGCAGCACTTCCCTGGATTGGTGCATTCATGGCAGCACGTTTTCCAAATTCCCGCATCATATAATTCTTATCACTGATTTCCTTGATATAGCGGCGGCGGTTAAACAGTGTTTTCACATAGCCGTTTTCCTCACAGAATTGAATGGTAGAATCCATGAAGCTCTTAATGTTCGGGTAGGATGCGAAGTATTTATCAATGAAGGCATGTGCTTCCTTTCGAGAAATCCCCAGTTGCTCACTGAGTCCGAAATCGCTTTGTCCGTATACAATTCCGAAATTGACCGTTTTGGCACTTCTACGCATATTCGCATCAACACTGTCATGATCCACATCAAAAATCTGCATTGCGGTTTTCGTATGAATGTCAATACCGTGATTAAAGGCATCGATCATCACTTCCTCATCCGCCATGTGTGCCAGCATCCGCAGCTCAATCTGGGAATAATCCGCAGATAACAGGACATGTCCCTCACTTGCGACAAACGCCTTACGGATTTCCTTACCTTCCTCATCCCGTACAGATATATTTTGCAGATTTGGTTCGGAGGAGGACAAGCGTCCGGTCTGCGTCTGAATCTGATTAAAAATCGTATGTATTTTTCCATCCTTCAGCACATGCTTACTCAAGCCGACTGCATAGGTGGAATATATTTTCTGATACTTGCGATGCTCCAGCAGCAAGGGGATGATCGGATGCTGCTTTGCGAGTTTTTCCAGCACATCCGCTGCAGTGCTTCGTTTCTTTCCGGCTTTTAAGCCCAGCTCATCGTATAAAATCTGTGCCAACTGCTTGGGGGAATTGATATTGAATTCCATCCCAGCCATTTCATAGATCTGTGCACTCAGCGTATCGATTTTATCGCTCGTTGCTCTGGCTATTTCATCCAGCGTGGAAAGACTGGTCACGACCCCTTCTTTTTCCATTGCATATAATACATGGGTCAGCGGCATTTCTATTGTATCAAACAGCTCCTTCATTTCCATTTCCTTCAAGGAAGCATCCAGCTCACTGACCAGATCCTGTAAATGATCAGCCTGCAGCATCGCATAGCGTGCCGCCTCATCAAGGTCCACCAGCTTGCCCTTCCCCTTTTTGCCGAATACATTATCCTTCAGCAGACTGCGGTCAAACTGATATTTTTCTGCCAGCTTATCATAATCCGACAGTGTGCCATCCACTAGAAATGCTGCAATCATGACATCAAACTTTACATCAGCGAATTCAATTCCGTTTTTATGCAGGGCATGATAGAAGTTTTTCGCATCATACACCGCCTTGCCGTTTTCTTCCTTCAGCCATGCAAGAAAGCGAGTATCAGCGAGTGCATCCTGCAGCTCAATATATTCTGTTTGCTCCTTGAGACTGACGGCAAAGCCATACAGCACAGCATCGTAATAGCTTTCATTATCCACATTTGCATAAACGAGGGCTCCATCCTGCAGAAGCTTGGATGATATCTGCTTGACAACGCTGCGGCTGCCTTCCTTTTTCACTTCCCGTGTGTCCATTGTATCCTTTACAAAGCTTTTCATTTCATACTTCACAAAGAAATCATGCAGCGCCTCAGTCGGCTCCTGTAACAGCATAGCTTCAAAGGGAAGTGGTATTTCCGCATCCACCTTTATGGTCGCAAGATACTTGGAAAGAAACGCCTTTTCCTTATCCGTTTCCAGCTTTTCCCTCAGCTTGCCCTTGATTTCATCAATATGTGCATACACATTATCCACGGTTTCATATTCACTCAGCAGCTTTAAGGCCGTTTTTTCTCCGATGCCCTTTACACCCGGTATATTATCTGCAGTATCCCCCATCAGCGCCTTTAAATCAA comes from the Erysipelotrichaceae bacterium 66202529 genome and includes:
- a CDS encoding DUF5011 domain-containing protein, which translates into the protein MRKKLYILIMIIFCIYTFYPILAPICIEASELSTKDFTPKSSKEKVVGFTKIGSWNNGNFFETITYELVGFDDDTMTMKYRFRYYITHKGGSGSYIYQKVPVGVFLDNKKIATFSSWIDKHISNKTQLCGEKTVTIKSGTHVVELRDIKDGAITVVNVTKSVHIPIPSYTVRFLDQDGTVLKTQTVERYKDAEAPPVSDKTGKTFTGWDKPFHYVREDLVITAQYATNTYSVNFIDWNGNVLKSQSVKHGESASPPPSPSREGHTFQGWIGDYTNVTGNRTITASYKILTFTITFDSNGGTPVSSQVITYGDKAGYPAEPVKKKNKFMGWFTASGTKYDFQQPVKSSMTLYAHWDEEPVITTKDIHIFEDLYTEQEWKKVRLEQVKAMDKEDGDISDRLTVLNDTTNLHKQGQYSITYQVKDNAGNTVSKEGRVFVLDKRPEEDRMRKYIRSISGSYMQTLHADSLWRATDKFERLTQTLQKNAAQAKHTWRLKAEDIAKIRAFNASHGYSQQANRQFLEEFSYLRR
- the pyk gene encoding pyruvate kinase, producing MLANRKTKIICTIGPASESKEMMMKLVENGMNIIRLNFSHGDFEEHGNRIKNIREVVKETGKNIAILLDTKGPEVRLGEFENGVEEYEKGDVVTIVREKILGTHEKFHIQCPEVFDDVEVGGTILIDDGKMRLTILEKRDGELKCRIENPGQLKSKKGCNLPGVKLSMPFISPKDDADIRFGCQMGVDYIAASFTRRKEDILAIRKILREEGKPDIQIIPKIENQEGFDNLEEILEVADGVMVARGDLGVDVSFELVPIYQKKIIKTANAMGKPVVTATHMLESMQGNPRPTRAEASDVANAVLDGTDAIMLSGESAAGLYPIEAVQTMDRIAKAMEPTIPFRERLKASIKTSQRTKNDAIAISVADTAMALDVAAVIAFTQSGTTARRISKFRPEAPVIAVTFDEKTQRSLAMNWGVTTVLSEVANNQNNECELARAIAKEMGIKVGETIIIVAGYPVGNGATNTMKIIEVK
- the pfkA gene encoding 6-phosphofructokinase; the encoded protein is MVKRIGVLTSGGDAPGMNAAIRAVTRVALNSGIEVFGIYDGYKGMVEGYIEPLTKASVGEIIDRGGTILGSARLPEFKDIEVRNKAVQQLKKRGIEAIVVIGGDGSYRGALALTEMGINCIGLPGTIDNDITCTDFTIGFDTALTTIVEAVDKLRDTSSSHHRCSIVEVMGNRCGDLAIWSGIACGAEIVITSSTGFEEGEVLERLRDFDLIKKKRHAIVVISEKITDVHQFAKKVSLNTGFSGRATVLGHVQRGGSPTPTDRVLASRMGEKAVDLLMQGVGGQCVSIKDNQIVAVPIEEALNMPRESRKRLQNLFDRLV
- the zapE gene encoding cell division protein ZapE — encoded protein: MEKVSFAFALSEEQKKIKEALVAQLMKNGHVLTWLKQHELDEAFVYDHSGKLADWTAVMEKCDNCKGLDFCRQPKRGERIDLYLDGMLMNQVSHCTYYKEQQQAYAHRRFYKQMDMLEHYLLVDIKAIDLKSESPEYKAAYQKIVKVLKDKNQTKGVYLWGKPGAGKSWLAAAMCNYYAQKEKSVAFVNVPKLMADLKLLFHEPDIMEAKLRSIRNTEVVVFDDIGGESVTAWSRDDILLPLMDARMEKRRLTIFTSNYSMEELKQRLCASASKSSEPVAAERLLERIRALSCEIFIKGETRRK
- a CDS encoding DNA replication protein DnaD yields the protein MTAERYASLHMLYTPLIGADAAALYHTLVSIGTRHQKIRNHILIQTISRLSMEHMEKSRHVLEQYLLVKTFYDAAKNSYLYQVFMPKDGNEFLRHEVFGRLYLKEMGKDVYEFNKLCFAKPYEDKTAYQEITIPFVNILKEDWQDSQEEAFRKLKPQQDVLHQNDIPLSFNYDRFLTGLPQMVFPSTARNEKNLRIIGELATIHGIDEITMRKLVSQSMNLKTNELNVEQLKKKVRNSKSDYKPEEAKDPYRLPPVRFLQNLQHGVEVSRSDKYLIEALISDFKMKPEVVNVLIEYVLKMKNQQFPKAYVEKVASTWVRLEIDTSEKALAQIQQEADGKTGRTKAVQKKELPSWYHNQDEVSVDVEDYDEDELMRDLQEL
- a CDS encoding dephospho-CoA kinase is translated as MKTVGLSGVMGAGKSSVIEILQAEGITVLDCDAINAQLLQKGEAGYNALVDLFSDSLLNTDGSINTQYMSNLIFSDPVKKQQAEGILHPLIKQRILQEVARHAQEALVVVEVPLLFEVHWEDAFDEIWVVACDEELLLHRLSQYRRIPKEEALRRLQHQLPQQEKIEKADVVFYNNGDKESLKRQICDILNVKRQSR
- the mutM gene encoding DNA-formamidopyrimidine glycosylase, which codes for MPELPEVETVVRTLEHQLDHVTITGCYVFWDNIIAYPDVKAFCDTITGKTIQGYHRHGKYMRFDLGDVEWICHMRMEGKFYVQQPEDAYDKHVHVILKLSDGRQLRYHDTRKFGKMYLYEKQKDYAAYPCFQHIGYDAFDERITADWLYKKLHKKKTALKAVLLDQSIIAGIGNIYADEICFAMRMHPETMINHLRKRDFEELIFHIRRILSGAIRAGGTTIRSYTSQLGVDGRFQLKLKVHAKKGEPCPVCATTIKKIVVTTRGTCFCPTCQRRK
- the polA gene encoding DNA polymerase I produces the protein MKKLLLIDGNSMLFRAYYATVYGRMMKTSNGIPTNAVYGFITMINKALSMVEPDAVLVAWDAGKPTFRHETYTEYKGTRKELDQELIVQFPIAREFLDAYGMKRYECEGIEADDIIGSMAKKYPDVEIHILSSDRDLLQLIDPTTDVYLMKKGITEMEVMDEAKLKEAMGIVPSQIIDLKALMGDTADNIPGVKGIGEKTALKLLSEYETVDNVYAHIDEIKGKLREKLETDKEKAFLSKYLATIKVDAEIPLPFEAMLLQEPTEALHDFFVKYEMKSFVKDTMDTREVKKEGSRSVVKQISSKLLQDGALVYANVDNESYYDAVLYGFAVSLKEQTEYIELQDALADTRFLAWLKEENGKAVYDAKNFYHALHKNGIEFADVKFDVMIAAFLVDGTLSDYDKLAEKYQFDRSLLKDNVFGKKGKGKLVDLDEAARYAMLQADHLQDLVSELDASLKEMEMKELFDTIEMPLTHVLYAMEKEGVVTSLSTLDEIARATSDKIDTLSAQIYEMAGMEFNINSPKQLAQILYDELGLKAGKKRSTAADVLEKLAKQHPIIPLLLEHRKYQKIYSTYAVGLSKHVLKDGKIHTIFNQIQTQTGRLSSSEPNLQNISVRDEEGKEIRKAFVASEGHVLLSADYSQIELRMLAHMADEEVMIDAFNHGIDIHTKTAMQIFDVDHDSVDANMRRSAKTVNFGIVYGQSDFGLSEQLGISRKEAHAFIDKYFASYPNIKSFMDSTIQFCEENGYVKTLFNRRRYIKEISDKNYMMREFGKRAAMNAPIQGSAADLIKLAMIQIFERMRREQVKSRMILQIHDELIFDVWEDELEQMKSIVEEGMQQAMTLRVPLIAEANIGKSWYEAK